The DNA segment TTGCACAGTATCAGTCCGCAAACAGCGGTTCTACCGTAACTGTTCGTGATCTGGCGGCTAACCCCATTCCTGTATTAGATGGTGAGCTGGTTGGCGCGCTGCGTCCTTCCGATGCTCCGCTGTCACCACGTCAGGAAGAAGCGCTGGCGCTGTCTAACACCCTGATCGACGAACTGCAGGCGCATGACGTGATCGTTATCGCGGCACCTATGTACAACTTCAACATCCCGACTCAGCTGAAAACCTATTTCGACCTGGTTGCCCGTGCTGGCGTGACGTTCAAATACACCGAGAAAGGCCCTGAAGGTCTGGTGAAAGGCAAACGCGTTATCGTTCTGACCAGCCGTGGTGGTATCCATAAAGACACCCCAAGCGATCTGGTTGCCCCTTACCTGTCTCTGTTCCTGGGCTTCCTGGGGATGAGCGACGTAGAATTCGTTTACGCTGAAGGCATCGCATACGGTCCTGAAGTGGCGACTAAAGCACAGACTGATGCGAAAGCCGCCATCGACGCCGCTATCAAAGAACTGGCTGCCGCATAATTGCAGTGATCACAATCTGAGTCACCATTCACTTAAGAATCTGTCCGTTCCGCTCAGATGTTGTTGTGATAAAACTATTGCGCGCCGAGAGGCGCGCTTTTTTATTGATAACTAATGTGCTTAACTTTATCGCTATTCTCCCAAACGATAAAGGATGCCGAATAATAATTCGAATTATAATCGCTTTTGATTCTGTCACTATCCTCAGTGAAATTCAGAGTAATATGATAAGCATAACCTGCTTCAAATTTATAACCGAACAATGGCAAGCAGGTGTCTTTTTTTAAAAATTTATAATCAGCTGCGTTATTAAATTGCCTTATAAAACCCGGCGATTCGCCCCACTGTTCAATATGAATTTTTTTAAGTTTTTGTTTTTCCGTTCGCCCTGGTGTCAGCAGACAAAGCGTATCTCCGGTAAAATAGGCGTGTGTTTCAGAAGGAACGGTTGGTGTATAACCTGAAACACATCCTGACAGAGAGAGAGACAGCACTACCAGTGTGAATTTTTTGAACATTATCAGCTCCTTTGATCAATGATTTAAAAATTTACAGATACTCTACCTGCTTCTCTTTCTTGCTCGTCTGCCAGATAACAAAAGATGCGGTATAAAAATCAGTATAAAAATGAGTTTCTTTCCGTTCTGGATCTTTAGTTAAAAAGATAGACACATGATAAGCACTGCCAACTTCAAATTTATATCCAAGCAAAGGCATGCAGCTATCTTTCTTTATAGTGAGATATTCACCTTCATTTTTAAAAAACGTTGAGAAACCGGGTGATTCACCCACCTTCTGAATAGATATACCGGTTAATTTTTGTTTTTCTGTTCGTCCTGGCGTCGTCAGGCAAAAGTTTCCGCCTACAAAAAATGCATGCGCATAAGCTGAAGGGGTAAAATGGTCCCCTAAAAAACATCCGGAAAGAGATAGAGCCAAAGAAAAAACAACGGTTTTTTTTATCATTATTGAACCCTTCAATAAGTTGGGAAATTGGTTAATATCAATTTGTAATATGATAATGCGCTATCTAATTTATCACCCTTATAGTTTCGATACTGATTCTTATACCATTCAGACTCTCCAAAATTCACAAGAAAAAAATAATCAGCCACAATTGAAGCCTGTTGCTCCATTGAATATTCATTAATCCTTGTTTTTCCTTCAAAATTATAATGATAATCGACAGCCCAACTCATACTCCCTCTCAGCTTTACCCACATGCCATTTTGGTACTGCCAGACATGCGTCATCTCATGGATAAACAGGTGTTTATGTGGATTGCTCGCTGTTGAATAATCATCGACATAATTCTCCCCTCGAAAATAAAGCTCGCCACTGGGCGTCATTCCTGTGTTCATATTTTGCAACCCAAAAGGCAAATAACTGCCTAAATGGATCCACACTCTTGAATAGTCAATATAGCTACCAAACACCGACCGGAATAGATTAATTAAAAATTTTCCGTCTTATTCGCATATACAATTAATGAGATGCAACAATCAAAAAGGAATCAGAAAGGGAC comes from the Enterobacteriaceae bacterium Kacie_13 genome and includes:
- a CDS encoding type IV secretion protein Rhs — translated: MNLFRSVFGSYIDYSRVWIHLGSYLPFGLQNMNTGMTPSGELYFRGENYVDDYSTASNPHKHLFIHEMTHVWQYQNGMWVKLRGSMSWAVDYHYNFEGKTRINEYSMEQQASIVADYFFLVNFGESEWYKNQYRNYKGDKLDSALSYYKLILTNFPTY
- a CDS encoding FMN-dependent NADH-azoreductase (FMN-dependent; requires NADH; catalyzes the cleavage of azo bond in aromatic azo compounds); this translates as MSKVLVLKSSILANFSQSNQLADYLVAQYQSANSGSTVTVRDLAANPIPVLDGELVGALRPSDAPLSPRQEEALALSNTLIDELQAHDVIVIAAPMYNFNIPTQLKTYFDLVARAGVTFKYTEKGPEGLVKGKRVIVLTSRGGIHKDTPSDLVAPYLSLFLGFLGMSDVEFVYAEGIAYGPEVATKAQTDAKAAIDAAIKELAAA